GCCACTAAGACCCCAAAAATAGAATAGACGAACCCCACTAATCCACCAAGCTGAATCGCAATGGTGCCATCCCGTAGCAAAGACCATAGCACTGCGGCTCCAACTAAATTTAAACCTCCTAGACCAATGGCTAAGAGGATTTGACCTGAACCAGCTTGGCTAAATTTCCAAGGATATTCTTGGAGATAGGTGGAACTCGCTCGTTGTTGACGGGCCTTCGCCGTCGTTTGCAGGGTCGGGAAATGATAGATGATTTCTCCCTGGGGACTGACTTCGGGACGGCCATCGAAATGCGTCAATACCGGAATCACATAGTCTTCGTTCTCATGCTGACGATCAGACACCTCCAGATAGGGCGTGAGCTGTTCTCCTGTCACGGCCCCTCCATTGGTACGAATGACTGTCCCAATTTCCTGCCAGCGGCGATCCTCTAAATTGGCATTGGGATTACCATCCCCAAATAGGAACGAAAAGATGGCTTCCAAGAAGTTCATCTGATCCGGGTCTTTCGGTTGACGACGAGCATGCTGTCGATGGTAGCGAGGATTGGGGTTAAAGAACCAGAACAAATCCGGAGTAATCCAGAACCGGGGGATAAAACCACCGGAACGACGATTATCGGACCGATCGTCTTGGCTGTTTATAGCAATTAAGATGATTGCGATCGCAACAAAGATCAGCACAATCGACAACACCAGAAAAATCCCGAAGGAGATGCGAATCAGGTAGAAAATAGCAGGCCAAATCTTGTCCCAAAGGGCCTGAAGACGCAGACGCCAGTATTTATTACGAAGAACTGAACGGAAATTTTTGGGGAACAGATAGGCAATATCTCCAGCTTCAGAGACTTGAAGATTGCCAGAAACTTCGGAAGCCAGAGCAAGCAACCCTCGCTCTGTTTGATCAATATCTAGACCCGCCTGAGTCGCAACGTCGCCAACGGTCACTCTGTAGTTGAGTTGCTCAACGGCAGTCATTATCTTGGAATTCAGGGGCATGACCTACCTCATAAAGGAGCTGCCAAATGATGCAGCACGGATGGTTTTCTTCTCGACACCCTTCTTTCAGTATAAGAAACCCCTTCTAGCCAAAAGGTACGGTTTGAGGTTCGGCTTCCCTGTATCGCAGTAGACAGTCACACCAGACTTATTGATAATAGTCTTGAACTTTGACACCAGCCCCAACAGACCTGACTTGTGTGTGCCCTCCCCCGAACAACTGCCCATGTCCGTATTACCCACCAGTCCTGGCAACAGGGACAGATCGAAGGCGAAGTTGCTGCCAATGAATACATCTGGCAGTTTCAGTGGTGTTTTCGACAAGGTGAGTTAAAAGTGTCGCCTTCTTTAGGTCGAGCCTTGATTAAGGAACCCCTGGGGCGATTCCTTGAGCAACAAGATTATCGATTAGAACCTGGTGGTGATTATTCCTTTACCCTACGCTGCAAAATCTAGGCGTAATCTCAAACAAATGAGATATTCCTCACACCAAAGAGAAGCATGGTCGCATTTTCAGCCAACATCAAGACCTCGGTATTCTCCTAATCCACCTTTACAGGCTGATAGTTACCTCAGCCTGTAAGGGAACAAGAAGTCGATTAGGCATTCGCCTGTCGAATCCGAGATTTTGTAAAGCGATTCATCCAGCCCTCTAAATATTTGCGATTGGCTTTTTGTTCTTCCAAATCATCAGTGGTCAACGGATGAGGCGCTAGCCCCTGAAGGGCAGCAGTAGTCACGCAAAACATTGATTTTTGGAATGTTTCGCAAATTTGAATTCTCAAATCTTCTTCCTTCCGCAGACTTTTTTGATAAACCTCCGTTAAGTAATCCGGCAGATAGTGGCGCATATCTTGCATTAACAATGTCGGCGGAATCCCTGAACAGCCAATGGGCAGCGGATCCGCATAAAGCGCTCCATAGGCAAAGTCACCTTGGAACATAGGAATTTGGTATGCCTGGGCATTGTAAGAAACCGTTCCCAGGAATGGCGTTCCCCTAAAGAAAACTGCCTCAACATAGGGAACAGCCGTATCCATCAAGAAGGTTAAGTTAGCAGACTTGGGAAGAATGTCATAATCTGTACCACCGATATTGACGGTATAGGTAATGGGCCGACTTGCATCTGCGACTAGCCCTTGCAAAATATGGTCCACCACTTCCGGGATGGTTTTGATTTCACCAGCATCATACCGATCAGAGAGATCGATAAAGATATCACTCATCACCCGCCAAAACTGTCCCAAGCCGCTGTAATAAGCCGACTGTCGGATTTGCTCAGGCAGGAAGTCAGGAAAAACCTTATCTAAGCCCAACATCAACGGATTAAGTTTGAACTTAGCTTTAATGACTGGCTTAATCGCCTCTAAAAACTCTGGCGAGTCTAAATAACTATCTAACCCGCCCCCTCCATGCCAGAACATGCTTTTCATGCAATATTCAGCATATTCATAGTTAATCCGGTCATGCCAGAGAAACTTCAAAATCTTGCCCGGATTGATCTCACCATTAAAGTACTTAAATAGGGGGAAAAAAACTAAAAATTGGTGATCGGCAATATAGATGAGGTTGTTGGAATAGGCATCCAAAATAATGCCATAGCTTTTGAGAATCCCCACCACTTCCAGGACATGTTCTGGGGAGTCTCTCAGCAGCGCTTCTCCCGCTTCTAGGCGATGAATGAACTCTGCCAATTGGTGTTTAGAGGGTTCTATTTGAGGCGTGCTTACCATAGCTGATGAGGGGTATAAGGAGGAACAAGTTGCAGAAACTAATTCAAAGCTACTCAGTAATTTCTATCTGTGGGCTAGAGGCCACGATAGAGCTAGAAGCATTCGCCATCGATTGATCGGGGATATTGGTGATCATAATTTGAGGCGGTCTAGGATTGTATGGAATCAAAGCAGCGATCTGAGTTTCGCTCCAACGCACAATAAAGTTGGGTTGAATCCCTAGCAGAAAGATGAGGGCCACTAAAATCGCTGCAGGAAGTCGATCAGACCATGTAACGGTTGGGATGCGATCTAACTCATCCGGTAAACGGCCAAAAAAGACCCGATTAATCATTAATAGGAAGTAAACTGCCGTCAATCCAGTAGCTATCATGCAAACTAGCGTTTGCACAGGAAAAATAGGGTAGCTTCCTCTAAAAGTGAGAAATTCAGAGATAAAACCTACCATGCCGGGAATTCCAGCACTTGCCATGACGCCTAGGATCATCATGCTACCAATCAGGGGTAAACCTCGCTCAGGATTGAGTAAGCCCCTGAGGAAAAACATATCTCGGCTGCCTGTCTTTTTATAAACGACCCCAACGAGCAAGAACAGTAAAGCAGAAATCAAACCGTGACTGACCATCTGGCAGACAGCGGCAATCATACTCAGTTCAGTGGAAGCTGCTGCCGCCAGCAAGATAAATGCCATGTGGGCAATGGAGGCATAGGCCACCACCTTTTTCATATCCTGTTGAGAGATGGCGCAAGAGGTCCCGTAAAGAGCACTCACCGCAGCCCAGATGGCCAACCAGGGGCCTAAATATACCCAGGCATCAGGCAAAAGACCCACACCATAACGAAGTAGGCCATAAGTACCTAACTTCAGCAGCACGCCAGCCAAAAGGACGGAAACAGGCGTTGAAGCTTCTACGTGGGCGTCAGGCAACCAAGTATGTAACGGGAAGAAAGGAATCTTAATGCCAAATCCTAGTAGAATCCCCACCATCAAGATCAGTTGGAGTTTTAAGGTCAAGCCACTCGGGGTATCTGAGGCCCCCACAATAATGGCTCTTAACGGTTCATAGGCAAAGCTAGAGGCCCCTGACAACCAGACAATCCCTAGGAATGTGGCAAGCAGAACAATACCAGAGAAGGCTGTGTAGAGCAGAAATTTAGTGGCGGCGTAGGATCGACGGGCTCCTCCCCAAATGGCAATTAAGAAGTAAAGAGGAATAATTTCTAACTCGTAGAACAAGAAAAAGAGGAGAACATCTTGCGCTAGGAATGCCCCTGCCACACTGGAGTTAAGCAAAAGCATCAGGGCGTAATAGAATCTGGGCCGTTCGACCTCTGGATCGGTACTCCAAATAGCGATAAAGGTCAGGAGACTATTGAGACCCAGCAAGGGCAGAGATAACCCATCTACTGCTAAGTGATAGTTAAGACCAATGGCTTTAATCCAGGGAACAAATTCCCCAAATTGCATGGTCACTTGCTTGGGATTGAACAGAATCGCAATATAGACTGTCCAAACAAATACAAGACCTGCCACCACTAAGGCTACAGATCGAGCATATTTATTGGCATCAATGCTTTTGGGCAAAAGTGCCAATAGCAGAACTCCAAATAGGGGGAACCATACGAGGACACTGAGCATTGGGTTAAGACAAACTCCTAACTAAAGCGAAGAAATTAGATGGTGGGGCTATTGACTAAGGAGTTCAGACCAATAACCAACAATGGCAGACCAATCATCCCTGAGCAGTAGCCATAAAATGGCACTGATGCCGATCATGATCGTGAGCAAATAGGATTGAGATTGGCCGGAAACCCCGTATTTAAGGCCTTGTCCACTCAGCAAGGTGGCTTTACCTACGAAATTAACGATTCCATCAACAACATATTTATCCAGATAAGTTGTGAATTCAGAGGACAGGCGAACAATGGCCACTACGGTGTATTCGTACACCCGCTCGATATAGAAGTCATAGGCCAAAAGATCCTGAAAAAAGCGGAGGTAAAACGTGGTCGGTCGAGATAGAGAACGTCTCAGTTCAAACACAGAACCCAATATCACACCGATCACGCCTGATGCCACCAAAATAGGGAGGCCGTAAGGGATGGAATATTCACTAAAGACGACATCAGATGGAAGAGGATGGAGCCACAGGGACCATTTCAATGGCATAAGCGGGAAAGCCAACACAGCCACAGTCATGGTCACCATCGGCAATGCCATCAGCCAGGGCACTTCAGGTACCCGTCGAGTCTTAGGTTGGCGTTGCCCCAGAAAGATTAACCGAAAAATCCGAGTGAGACTGATGGCGCTGGTGGTATTCACAAAGACAAGTAAAACAAACAGCCAAACGGGCATATTCCACCCCCCAGTTAGCCATTGCTGCATCATTCGGAAAAAGCCCATCGGCAGAATCACCACTAGACTGGCAGCACCCACGACAAAGGCAGTGGTTGTCGCCGGTAGCCGTGACCACAGCCCTCCCATTTCCGTCATGTCCTGACTATTCGTGCCCAGAATGACGGAACTGATGCTGAAGAAGAGAAGCGCTTTTGCGATCGCATGGGTGAGCAGCAATGATAGAGCAATGTTTACTTGCCCTAAGCCCACGGCAATAAATACCAAACCCAAATAGGCACTGGTAGAATGGGACAATGCTCGCTTGATATCCACCTGAGCGATGGAAATCAAGGAAGCGCCGACCGCTGTGACGCCACCAATAATCAGTAAGGTATCGGAAGCAATCAAAGACAGGCTAAAAATAGGCTGAAGCTTAATCAGAAAGTAAGCGCCAATGGAGACAACTGCAGTGTTCCGCATGACCCCTGCAGGATTCGGCCCTTCCATTGCCTCATCCAGCCAGAGATTCAAAGGGAATTGCGCACAATTCCCTGTTGGACCCGCAATTAGAGCCAGTCCGAGCAAAGCATCCGTTAGGGGAGGTAAAGCAGTGGCTTCACTCCAGGCCCTCAGGTCTGAAAAGGTTAGTCCAGCACCATAGCTGGTCAAGGCCACTAAACCCATTAAGAGGATAATGTCACCGACTCGCTTGGTTAGAAAAGCATCCCGAGCTGCCGTGACCACCAGCGGCTGTGCATACCAAAAGCCCACCAACAGGTAGCTAGAAAACGTCAACATTTCCAGCAAAGCATAGCTAAGAATCAGCGAGTCGCTAATGGCGATGCCAGCAAGTGCTCCTTCGAAAAAGCCCATCAATCCAAAAAAGCGAGCAACGGACCAGTCCTTGTCCATATAGCCAATCGCAAAGACTTGGGTGAGTAAGCTCAAAAAAGTGACTAATTCTAAGGCACCAACACTAACAGGAGAAATTTCAATTGCAAAGGTTAAATTCAAGTCCGCAACTTGAAGCCATTCATAGACCAGTTCCTGAGACGGTTGGCCTAGAACCTGTTTGAATACAATCGTGCCATGCAAGCAACTTAACAACGTCATCAAAATGTTGAAATAAGCGACTGGGCGGGGCCCACTTCGCCGGATTAACCCCAAGGACCAGGGGAGCGAGAAAAGAGCTCCTAGTAATCCAAAAAAGGGAATCCACCAGATATGTTCGAGAAGAAATTGCGACAGCACGACTTAGTCAATTAGGGTTTGCAATGGTTGTTGATAGACTCTCAACTTCTTAAAACTGTAAATCTTTATCTGCTCAATACAGTCAGAAATTTCAGATAAAAATAGTCTCGAAACTCATAACTTTTTTTTCTGAAGTGGAAGTAGAGAAATAAGTAGGAAAAACTCTTTATAAAAATTGTTTCTAATTTATGACTATTATTGATTTATTTTTCATATATGTTTCATCGTATCAAAATATGGTAAATATCAATAAATATATTTTATTCAATAGTCTAAATAGATATGAATAAATCAATATCTTCTCTTTGCAGCAATAAACGGACCGCTTTTTCGGAAAAGAACCCTCCTCATTTGTACCTTTTTTACATCGCAGGGATAGTGCAGTCTATGTCCTCTCGATTTAGCTGCTATGGGCTTTTTCAGGGTTGCTGGCCATCCATTGATTTTCTTCAATACCCTACAGACAGATATCTTATACTTCAGTATTTCGAATGAAATATCTCGAGCGCATTCATAGCTAAAGTTCAATTGACTATCAGTTTTATTTATTGATTCAATTTGAATAAATAATCCACGTTTATATTGACAAAGCTGATCCCGGGTCTATATGCTGAGTTCTGCAAGCTTGAAAGTGCTTCCAAATAAAGCTGTTTACTGGCTTTCATGTAAGAATTTTTGGGTAGCAAAATTACCTACTAATATTTAGTGTTCAATAACAGGAGATGTGGCAATGCCAATTGCGGTTGGGATGATTGAGACGAAAGGTTTTCCTGCTGTGGTAGAAGCTGCAGATGCGATGGTGAAGGCAGCTCGTGTAACGCTGGTGGGCTACGAGAAGATTGGTAGCGGCCGCGTCACAGTGATTGTAAGAGGAGATGTTTCTGAGGTTCAGGCTTCGGTTGCCGCCGGAACAGAATCAGTCAGAAGAGTAAATGGGGGAGAGGTTCTT
The genomic region above belongs to Acaryochloris sp. CCMEE 5410 and contains:
- a CDS encoding CO2 hydration protein; the encoded protein is MVSTPQIEPSKHQLAEFIHRLEAGEALLRDSPEHVLEVVGILKSYGIILDAYSNNLIYIADHQFLVFFPLFKYFNGEINPGKILKFLWHDRINYEYAEYCMKSMFWHGGGGLDSYLDSPEFLEAIKPVIKAKFKLNPLMLGLDKVFPDFLPEQIRQSAYYSGLGQFWRVMSDIFIDLSDRYDAGEIKTIPEVVDHILQGLVADASRPITYTVNIGGTDYDILPKSANLTFLMDTAVPYVEAVFFRGTPFLGTVSYNAQAYQIPMFQGDFAYGALYADPLPIGCSGIPPTLLMQDMRHYLPDYLTEVYQKSLRKEEDLRIQICETFQKSMFCVTTAALQGLAPHPLTTDDLEEQKANRKYLEGWMNRFTKSRIRQANA
- a CDS encoding NAD(P)H-quinone oxidoreductase subunit F yields the protein MSQFLLEHIWWIPFFGLLGALFSLPWSLGLIRRSGPRPVAYFNILMTLLSCLHGTIVFKQVLGQPSQELVYEWLQVADLNLTFAIEISPVSVGALELVTFLSLLTQVFAIGYMDKDWSVARFFGLMGFFEGALAGIAISDSLILSYALLEMLTFSSYLLVGFWYAQPLVVTAARDAFLTKRVGDIILLMGLVALTSYGAGLTFSDLRAWSEATALPPLTDALLGLALIAGPTGNCAQFPLNLWLDEAMEGPNPAGVMRNTAVVSIGAYFLIKLQPIFSLSLIASDTLLIIGGVTAVGASLISIAQVDIKRALSHSTSAYLGLVFIAVGLGQVNIALSLLLTHAIAKALLFFSISSVILGTNSQDMTEMGGLWSRLPATTTAFVVGAASLVVILPMGFFRMMQQWLTGGWNMPVWLFVLLVFVNTTSAISLTRIFRLIFLGQRQPKTRRVPEVPWLMALPMVTMTVAVLAFPLMPLKWSLWLHPLPSDVVFSEYSIPYGLPILVASGVIGVILGSVFELRRSLSRPTTFYLRFFQDLLAYDFYIERVYEYTVVAIVRLSSEFTTYLDKYVVDGIVNFVGKATLLSGQGLKYGVSGQSQSYLLTIMIGISAILWLLLRDDWSAIVGYWSELLSQ
- a CDS encoding carbon dioxide-concentrating mechanism protein CcmK, with protein sequence MPIAVGMIETKGFPAVVEAADAMVKAARVTLVGYEKIGSGRVTVIVRGDVSEVQASVAAGTESVRRVNGGEVLSTHIIARPHENLEYVLPMSYTEEVEQFRT
- a CDS encoding NADH-quinone oxidoreductase subunit M; protein product: MLSVLVWFPLFGVLLLALLPKSIDANKYARSVALVVAGLVFVWTVYIAILFNPKQVTMQFGEFVPWIKAIGLNYHLAVDGLSLPLLGLNSLLTFIAIWSTDPEVERPRFYYALMLLLNSSVAGAFLAQDVLLFFLFYELEIIPLYFLIAIWGGARRSYAATKFLLYTAFSGIVLLATFLGIVWLSGASSFAYEPLRAIIVGASDTPSGLTLKLQLILMVGILLGFGIKIPFFPLHTWLPDAHVEASTPVSVLLAGVLLKLGTYGLLRYGVGLLPDAWVYLGPWLAIWAAVSALYGTSCAISQQDMKKVVAYASIAHMAFILLAAAASTELSMIAAVCQMVSHGLISALLFLLVGVVYKKTGSRDMFFLRGLLNPERGLPLIGSMMILGVMASAGIPGMVGFISEFLTFRGSYPIFPVQTLVCMIATGLTAVYFLLMINRVFFGRLPDELDRIPTVTWSDRLPAAILVALIFLLGIQPNFIVRWSETQIAALIPYNPRPPQIMITNIPDQSMANASSSIVASSPQIEITE
- a CDS encoding DUF3146 family protein; this translates as MCALPRTTAHVRITHQSWQQGQIEGEVAANEYIWQFQWCFRQGELKVSPSLGRALIKEPLGRFLEQQDYRLEPGGDYSFTLRCKI